DNA from Platichthys flesus chromosome 20, fPlaFle2.1, whole genome shotgun sequence:
GGTAAACCACATTCCAAAGTATATGAACAAAAGGGCATTTAGGCTCCCAGCCCCACCAAGGATCATGCCAGTGTTATTGTTTCCATTACACTGCCACCCAGTGACATTATACAGATGACTGACGGAGCGCGATAAGCCTGCAGTCCTCCGCCGGAGGGTCTTTCCTGAGCCTAAGTGAACCCTTCACGTCCCGTTGGATGCACGCAGGCGGCGGGGCGAGCTCGGAGCGGCCTGCTCCCTCTTTAACGAGGCCCGAGAGCGGCAGACAAAACGCCTGTCTCTGGAATAACAAGGCCTTTTCAGGGAGGCACATTAATTAGACCACCGGGCTGCTCTCTTCCACACCAGCTTAATGACCTCCAGGTCCATAAGGCAGGTGTTTATCTCTCTGTGTCAGGGTGAGCAGGGTTGTGGGCTGTAAACACAACCCCTCCGAGGTCTGGATCGGGTGTGTTTTACTTACACACAGGCTATACCAGGGGTTTAAGCAAGGAGAGAGCGCGGGGCTATTTATAGAACAGACTTCTTATAAACGCCACATACTGTCTGTGATTGCACAGTGCAGGGATTTGTGCTCCAGCTCTGAGCCGTTAGGATGGGCTGCACCGACCGAGATTAACTTCAAACcaggattttttattatttatttattttgcaattATAATGCACTAAAACTTCAGTCCATCGGAAGTTTGACTAAATTCAGTCGTCTTTTGGGCACCGACTACAAACGAAGGAAatacagtttttgtttgttattctgATTTGAATTTCTGCTCTGACAAAATATCGCAAAGTGCAGCAAAATGTACAATTTCAATATCATACATGTGCAATAAGGCAATAATAAAAGATAATCGTATAATTTGGTATCGTTTAATCTAGTTGTATCGTATCTAATTATCACCTCCTTTTTAGCTTCATTTCACAGTATCTGggataaataaagatgataGTTGTGACACGTCTGCTTCAcagtaaaatatgtaatttattgtaatttaaagaaaaatcaaagTAAGAAATCATTCAAtagggatttgtttttatattggcTACAAAGGTGATTCTCTGAAAGTAGACTGAGAGTAATAATAAAATTAGATTTTCGTTGTTCGCTGCACTGTGAACAGCTGTTCTGTTTGTATTGATGTTACTTGTTAAGTTTCACTAGggagattcttttttttttccagaaaacTCTATAGAAAATGGCAGCTTGGACAAAGTAGAGAGGAAACGTTGGCAACCATTTGCTGCAAGAAGTTTAAAGGATCCAATCGATGAATCAATATCTcacacatagatgcactgaaATGATATATTGTCATAAATTTAGCTATTGTGAATCTTGATGAACCGtatattcagaaaaatataCGACCTTAAAGCAAGAGCAAGATAATTCTCTCAAAGAAGAATAAGGAAATAAGCAGAAATTACCACATGAAATCATGAACCGGAGGGACATCAGTGTCTGAGAATGTTTCACATCCAAGTGAGATGtcccagtgcatgctgggaaagcCAACCGAGCTTTCTACCAACTcccaaaagagagagagagtaagttTGTAAAGTGAATCAAGCtgagaatgaaaaaataaaagctacaGTCCGAGAGCTCAGGACCAGAGGGAACAATATTTCATGTAATATCTCAACTAGTTTGAGGGATAGAATTAGTAATAATCCGCATGTTGTCAATGTGCAGGATCCCTGAGTGACAGTATCTGATCTGCTCTGTCATAAATAAAGGAAGACGAGTTGCTCCTGTGGATCTCTGGAAGCCGTCGGCCTCCACTAATCGTGGGAATCAAAATAAATGGTACTTCACACCCCGGCCTCTGCATGGCAAGCAGCAGCGATTGTGCAATAGAGGGAATCACCCGCCTGATGAAAGACAGCAGGAAAATGAATCAGGTCACTGACTGACACAGTTTCAGTCCAAACTGCTCCATTTAGAAGATCTCCCGGGGATGTGAGGCGGAAGGGGCAAAGGAAGGGAAGGAGCCAGTTGGAGGAAGgaggtattaaaaaaaaaaaggaggggggggggggtattattAAAGCCAAAAAGGGAAGGCAGGAGGGGAAATGGATAAAAGTATAGATTACACCTTCTCTAAACTCTGCCAAGATGTGAATTCATAGGAGAGCTGCTCCTTCAGCCCAAACTCTGTAAAATACGCATTTTgatatttctcttctttttttttgtcacttttcGTGACAGTGTCACTTTGGGTTGGGTTGAGGATTTCTGAGCAGCTTTCTGTGATGGGGTTTGTGGGTATAGTTTCAGTCAGGTGGAAGTGAGGGGGGGGACCTCTGCTGTCCGAAACTGCAGTTGCATCCTGAGCTGAGGGCAACACTTTTGGCAAGTGGATATCCACATAAACAAACCACTCAAGGGACACTCAGAGTTAACCTCAAAAGGTCTGTCCTGCACTCTAAATATGATCACGctcattatataatatatttagtGGCAGTATTTAATGTACTAATTCCACTGATATCAATACCTATCATAATTACTGTATATATCCtcagtttgtgcagcagcgCTAGATACATTTAAACCAAGAAACCTGAGCTCATACGGATCACAGATAAAACCGTTATTTACATATATACTAAGCTACTACTGCCCTCTGTTGGTGAAATCCGCTCACACCCGAGGTCACCTCTGTATGAGGGGATAAGGTCAAACACTTGTGCCCTTGCTTTTTGAACTTGCGtgtaagaaaacacaggagCCGTAAAACCTTTAAATCCCTGTTTGGCAGCTTATGTGGTAAGTTTTAACGTAACAAGAGAAGACAAAGTAAAAAGACGGACAAGCCTGTGCATGAGATGTTTGTTTCCACGTGGGTTCGAAAGACTAAGGATGCAATGACACTATGTAAGGATACCTTcagtttgaaaaagaaaaagagataaCACAAGACTACATGAAGTAGATGGTTGTAGTGTAGCTGCAGCCTGTTGCAGCAGCTTGTGTCCCTTGTGTACTCAACCCTAGTCTCCAAGTATTAAAGGGGCAAGGGTTAAAGTCAGGATTAGGGCTAAATGTGGCGTTCTTCAAGAGCAATGCATCAGTGGTAATTCAGATGTGAGGGCTGCAGGTCGATATACCACATGTGCGGGTTCGGCTTGGACAGAAAGGAAAGAATCGGACGTGTGATTCCCGACTTTGACCTTCAATAAGCGTGTAATTACTCTGGCTTATTTACAATACAGAATGTCCATTGACAGATGGATTCTCTTTCAGTGGAGCGCGtctgttaaaacaaacaaacacctttCAATTGTTGATAAAATGCTGTGTCATGTTTTGGGCCTGAGAGACAACAGCTCACAAAAGCCTCAGTTTGAGTCATCTCCGCTGGTTTGACTGACGGCTCACAGGTGCTCCGACACCGTGGCCAAGGTGGTCGGACAGCTGGCATTGTGTAAATACCTGCTCCGCATCAACGGAGGGACGTTCACAAAGAGCTGCATGGTGTGGGACagagccccggggcctgtgcCTGCTCGGCTGTGCAGCACTTGGCCGTTGACACCTGTTCAGGCGTCCAAGTGTTGCAACAACTGTCGAGAACCGAACACGTGCAAACACCAACGTGCACTGTGCGTCCACAGAGCTGCACTCACACTCCAGCTAAGTGTTTTTAcactgtgtcaaggccttgttCTCACTTTCAGCTCCGGCTCATCGCAGATTTTGAGGCGTTTTCTCCTTTTCAAATGCTTGCACTGGGAACATGCACAGAGGCTGAGAATAAAACTACCAATGAAAGATAGAACAACTGTTCCTATAAACTATAACTATTCACGTGATTCTGTATATCTTCTCCAAGCTTCACCCAACGACTCACTCAAGTGAAACCAATGTGACTTCCTGTCACTGGCAAGAAAACGAGTTACGGTGAATGGAGAAACATCATTTGGTGCATTACATAGACCAAACGTTGGAGGCCAAATGCATataaactttttaaaatgtaaaacaaagatGTGGTCTGAACAGGGAgggttcattttctgttttgtttagtAAAATTCATGGGATGCTCTTTTTATAACAGTAACTACGTGGAAATCCTTTGAGACTGTGACTAAGAGCCACACAGGTCAGTTTGGCTTCCGCTGAACAGTGTCACTGCTCGGAATTCCAAATTGTTTCCACTTCCTAtttattttcaagttaaaactaTTACAAAGCTATGCGATGTTatgtacatttttgtgtttttggccTGACCATGGGAATAACTCACTAGGTATAAGAAAACATTAGAAAGCCTTAAACGTTACTGGGACAGGAGAGATTATGTCACCAGACTTTTAGGGCCAAAGTTATTATTTTGAGGATGTGGACTATACCCTAAAACGTTGAATAAACGGCTTTAAGTATTGAAATAAAGAAGTGGTCTTCACCCACAGCATGAGTAAATAAGAAAGGTTTGATTTAATCAACCTTATCTGACTTTCAAAGCAGCTAAGCACAGCACAGTCATCaaatcagagcagagcagaaagaCAGAATGCTTTCAATGTAACACGATGTGATAACGTGCTGGACCGTTCTGGACCCGCTGAGCCTCAGTCCTGATACCGAGCACAGTGAGGCCTTTGCAGGCGAAAAAAGGTTGGGTGACGTTACCCAGAATGCTTTGGGCCAAAGGCAGGACGGGGCCTGAGATCGTTTTAggaaactaaaataacaaagtgGCATCTGATAAATTTAGAGGAGCAACTGTAAAACCCTCCTGACGTGGGGGTGTAGCTGTCTCCTGTAAATACACGTGGAAGGTAACTTTAACTTCTGACAAACGAACCGGCCGCTGGGTCTGCTCGCCTGATGTAAGCTGAATGTATTTGTACCTCTGACACTGGCATGACTAAAGATTACACTGGGAGAGGGAAAGTTTTAGAAATAAACCACAAGGGATATTCCTCATTTAGAACAATACTTTTATATGAATCAactaataaaatgtaattcattgATAAGGATATTGACTAAATgatgattatttttcattaatgcTTATAATTTTCTTAATTGATTGCTTGGTCTTAAAAAAATGACTATACATTTGTCagtatattgtgtgtgtatatatagctAGTATATAGTGATTATAATGAGTATGCAGTGAGTATAGTGCGCATATAATGAGTATATAACGTGTGTATATAGTGTATAGTGAGTATATAGTGAGCATGTAGTGTGTGGTGagtatacagtgtgtgtgtgtatattgagTATATAGTGAGCATGTAGTGTATTGCGAGtatattttgagaataaagtgtgtgtatatagtgTGCTTATAGTGTGGTTGTATTGTGTAGTGAGTATATAGTTAGTTTACAGCATGTAGTGAGTGCATAGTGTGTATTGGGTACATAGCGCATATACAGTGTGTAGTTAGTACATAGTTTGTATACAGTGTGTAGTGAGTACAACGTGAGTATATAGCGTGCATATAGTGTGTATGTATTGTGTAGTGAGAACATAGTGAGTGTAAAGTGTGTAGTGAGTGtatagtgtgtagtgtgtagtgaGTTTATAGTGTGTAGTGAGTGTAAAGTGTGTAGTGAGTGTGTAGCGTGTAGTGAGTGTATAGTGTGTAGTGTGGTGAGTACGGAGGCAGGCTCGGCAGGTCCAGTGAGTGTGGAGGACGTCCCTCTGTCGGCGGATGAAGGGAGTGGTCTAAACTCCAGCGCTTCCTAAACGGGgcacaagacaaaaacacatcagtgcGAGCACATCGGTGACAATAACAACGGAGCCTGTATCCTCAGCTGCCTCCActgacagagaggagcaggctgaAACTCCACACAGATGCTCCTCACTGACcagtgatcacatgatgttATTACAGAGACCTTCCTACTGAGCAGTTCTATCAAATCCACGCAGCGCTGCACATCTGAATCACCTCCATCTTACTCTGTTGCACGGAATGAATATTTATAGGCACTTGGCCAGTGTAGATCTCCttacctccaccccccccccacccacccatgTATGCATTTGTGCTGTACAATACAACCTGAATGTATAACCCAAATACTGTTCTGATATAAAACAatcgcccccccctcctccccctccttcttctcctcctcctcaccctttCACTAGAACTCACCCCTTCAttcactcctccctccctcttctgctCAACTGTGGAGCaagcaggggaaaaaaatatctcactctctcattcactcattcaccccccctccctccgcgTTTCCCTTCACTGTCCTTgcgtgcacgcacacgcacacacatgcacacgccaAACAAAACACTCAAGTCATCAACTCCCTGTgaggacaggtggagacagagggacagacattTCCATCACTTATCatcataatattatattttcttatttacatGATTTATCAATAAATGGCCtgtacagaaaaataaacacgtGATGTGTAATATTTTTTGATCTTGTGTGCATGTTGTTATTTGAACAACAGTGGACATGGTCAGTGTGGGTCCACAGCAGCCTGTCCCCTGCCCCGCAGATTGTCTCTGCACCTCGGCCTCTGCTCACGTGGACCAGGACACACATATTTGTATTAACAAGTTCAAACTAAACatctcacaaaacacaaaaaagtggTCACGAAAACAACACACTCCAGTGGCTGTCTTTCAGCTATATAGGAATCAAAATGGCGTTGCGGGGAGGGACACGCAGAGGCGATATTGAAATAAGACAGAGACCCCGCACGCAGGGGACTGATGGTGAAGTTTGTTGTGTGCGGGTGTTCGTGCAGCCTCGGACCCTCGCGTGGCGGAGGAGACCCGCGTGTCCGATGTGTCACTGCGTGCGGGGTGATGCGCCACTTGGTGAACAAAAGAAAGCACCATCACTGCGCCCTACATTCAAGGAGCGCTTTGGGCTGcagctcccccccaccctttACCTCACAGCTGGAGCCACACCTGGACCCACatctgcccccccacacacccctgTCCCACGCACACTTTGATCAATGTCCCCATCCCTGATCACGAGCCCTGATGTTTGGAGGTGTTGGCAACTTTCCTGACAATGGAGCTGCGAGCTGCGAGCGCCATAGTGACACTTATAAGCAAATCTGTCCAAAAAGAGGCAAACCCCGCACACCCAGCCCCCGCACACCCACGCACACGAGCCCCCGTGGGGATCCCGAGTGTCACCCTCGAGTCGGATGCGGTGACATTTCATTTATAGCGGGTTTAACAGCAAATAATCTCGACCACGTCACTCAAAGTCAATGGCCGGAGTGTGTTAGTTGGGAAAACGTATCGATGTATTAAAAGCGAAAACGGACGCTTGCGACGTCCGAACCCCGCGCACCCGCAAGAGCATAGATGGGACGTGCACGTGCGTGGGGTAGCGGGCCTGCACATCCCGTCCGTTCGGGTCAATTTAACGCGAATTGTGTAAAATTGTTGGCGACACGCGCTCCTTCCGGCCGGTTTTCCCGGAATAAAAGTTGTTCGCCGGCGACGACCGACGGGAAGCGACGTGTTCACGTGAAGCCCAATGTCCCTGCTACCGGCCCACGATGTCCCGCGGGCCGGTGCGGCGCCGTGGGCTCCACATTTGACGCGAGTTTGCCGgcgaagaaacacaaacaggacgGCGCCAGTTCCATGGAGTCCGCTAGATCAGCTGCTGGCAGTTGCTGTTCTCAATCACGTCCGCAGATAGGCTTCATAGGCTCGCTGGAGCGCCTGTGGAATAAGACGCTTAAGTGATCCACGGCACGGACGCGTCACTTCGCGTGGACGATCCGAACAATACTTTTTTTGAATCATAAAGGAAAGGTGTGACGTATTTTGTTACAGCGAGGAGAAGCTTTatttgtgggttgttttttcttccccctTCGTGTTTCCCTGCCAGCCGACAGGACCCGACTGAGACTACATCTCcaggactttttctttttgagtcaacttagtgaaaaagaaaagtcaccaTGGCAGAGACGTCCGCGACTCCGGCCAAAGCCAAAAAGACGGCGAAGCCCAAGAAGAACGCGTCTCACCCCAAATACTCCGAGATGATCGGAGCGGCCATCCTGCAGGACCAGAGCCGGAACGGTTCGTCCCGTCAGTCCATCCAGAAGTACGTGAGGAAGACCTACAAGGTGAGCGACAACGCCGACATGCAGATCAAGATGGCCCTGAGGAGGCTGCTGGCCAACGGGACCCTGATCCACACCAAAGGCACAGGCGCGTCCGGCTCCTTCCGGCTCGCCAAATCCGAGGGCACCAAGAAGaagccccccacccccaagGCGGTCGTGGCCGCGAAGCCGGTCCGGGCCAAGAAGGTGGCCAAGCCGGTCAAGGCCAAGAAGGTGGTCAAGTCCAAGAAGGTGGTCAAGACGCCGGAGAAGCCCAAGAAGCCGACCCCGAAGAAAGTGAAGAAGGTGGCGAAGAAGGCGACGCCGGTGAAAGCCAAGAAGGCGCCGGTAAAGAAAGCCAAGGCGACCAAGCCCAAGGCGAAGCCGGCGAAGAAAGTGGCCAAGCCCAAGACGAAGCCGGCGAAAAGGGCAGCGAAGACGGCGAAGAAGAAGTGAAAggacactgacagagagagagagagagagagagacaaacagtcaCTGTAAATACTGAAGGAAATGTTTTCttatatgtattatttttgtaaGGTCCCCATGCAAACTTATGCTCTTTTTACCAGTAGTTTTCTCTCCATTGCACTATAGCTTCAAGACGCTGTAGAAACAATTGTGACCATTCTTATTTGGcgttaatattgttattattattattaatgatgatATTACTTTCTGTCTGATCCTTGGATGCTATAGACTGAGGATCTGGTTgtgttctatttttttttttgggctgatatggtaaaacaaaaaagatgaaATTGTAAATACAGTCGAACTGATGACTGGTTGTTAGTGCACGAGGTCCCAACGAATACACATGTTTGAATAGTGCGCATTGTTGAGCCATGACAATGTACAGACTATAGGCAGTGGACGTCAGCGAGATTTTTCCTAAAGGCTCCATAGATGGCATTCAAGCACCACGCTGTATATTTCCtcataacaccccccccccccccctccgcagCTGTGTTCAGTCACCTTTAAAGACTGTTTGTGCCGCCACTCATTAAACCCGTGTCATCTTCTACCAAGTGGTCGTGTCAACTTCTTGCGCGCCTTTTACGCGTGCGTAAAGGTGATGGAGCGGACCGGAGGGATCgcactgctcctcctcttgagttttacacacaaacagacacacacgttgcTTACACGTGCACTTTCATTGAGATCTACACGGTAACGTAGTTTGTATTGTTCCGCGCCAGGATGCACAGCCATCTGATGTTATCCTTccgcaaaaaacacattttattaaactTGTCTATGAGGTGGGAGCACTGAGCCTTTAATACCATCAAGTTATAACAATAACTGGGCTAATAGCAGTTTAATTACAGTAGTTTCATACTTTATATATGCGACTTttagaattagatttttttagGAAACTAGACATTACACTTGAAATGAGTGTAGGGTTTGTGTAGGGGCACATTTCCAAAAATATTACAACTTTTAAAGTGGTGATATCCCGGATTTAAATGCTATTTGAAGTGTTAAGCTATACTCACAAGTTAAGCAGTGAGTTGAAGTCTGAATGTGCTTCTTACTGTTAAACTAATCTAAGGACAAATAAGgtttacatttgtttaatttatttgtggTAAAgcatagaaatataaatataagttaAGAGATGAGTTATGGCCTCAGCAAACAATTCCACTCACATTTGTATCATTACACGCATGACCAGTAGTAAAAAAACCCAGGGACCTAAACTCTAAATCCCAGCATCTATGTTCTTGAGTGATGAGACCCGGTCCTCTCCAGACACACCCACCGCCTCTCACCTGAGGGTCAATACTGCCATCTGG
Protein-coding regions in this window:
- the LOC133931522 gene encoding histone H1.0-B; protein product: MAETSATPAKAKKTAKPKKNASHPKYSEMIGAAILQDQSRNGSSRQSIQKYVRKTYKVSDNADMQIKMALRRLLANGTLIHTKGTGASGSFRLAKSEGTKKKPPTPKAVVAAKPVRAKKVAKPVKAKKVVKSKKVVKTPEKPKKPTPKKVKKVAKKATPVKAKKAPVKKAKATKPKAKPAKKVAKPKTKPAKRAAKTAKKK